TTCAGATTGACcctaattgttattgttattatgtatgtatgttgacatattttttctctctctcttatagTAATGGCACCAGTATGATCTCACTAATCATCCCTCCTAAGGACCAGATATCCAGAGTGGCCAAAATGTTGGCTGATGAGTTTGGCACTGCCTCCAACATCAAGAGCCGAGTCAACAGGCTCTCTGTACTTGGGGCCATCACCTCTGTACAACAAAGACTAAAACTCTACAATAAGGGTATGTGTCACAAGGAAACCCCAAATTAGAAATTACAAATCGAAGACACAACAACAGGAGAGTTGTAACTGGTGCCAGATGGTGGATATGGCATTAAAATATATTGTGTCAGTTTAAGTTTTGGCAATCTTTCATAATCCCACTTGATATTTTGACTGCCTAACTGACATTACACTGACAGGCACGCCAATATGCAACGTTTTAAGTTTTCGTTAATAGAACACTAAAAATGGTCAAAATAACTGACCTTTGCCCTGGATGTTCACTATGCAACAGGATGGAAACACTACCAAATTTTCAGATTTGTGAAAATGGTGCTCGGGGAAAGGggacattattgttattaccatTGGCTGTATAATTATGGTGTATGTTGTATGGCGACACTTGATAaagtaaaatgttaatttttacAGATAGCTTTAGCCAAGCAGTGGTTGGTGCAGTGTCGGTGCATTCACCATATCATGAGCAACAGAAGTTGATGATGCTGTACACAGCACCCCTACATATGGGACGGCATGCCCCCTCAGCCCTTTCCTGCAGAAATTGCACATTGTGTGTCTGTACAAAGCTTTATTTGTGTAATCTGTTTCACCCTTTTCCttaaaattattaatattttattccaGTGCCACCCAATGGTTTGGTCGTGTACTGTGGCACGATTGTGACAGAGGAAGGCAAGGAGAAGAAAGTCAATATCGACTTTGAGCCTTTTAAGCCAATCAACACATCCCTGTACCTCTGTGACAACAAGTTCCACACTGAGGTGAGAGTTGGTGCTCTTTGTCTGCATGtaatatactttttttgttgtatattgTCAGGGTTGAACATTGTTTTTTAGAGTCTTGCATATTTCCGTCACATTGTCATGTATCGTCacattttatgctttttttgCTCACTCTCCAGGCATTGACAGCCTTGCTCTCTGACGATAGTAAGTTTGGCTTTATTGTGATCGACGGCAGTGGGGCACTGTTTGGCACCCTGCAGGGCAACACCAGGGAGGTGTTGCACAAATTCACTGTGGACCTACCCAAGAAGCACGGTACTGTACATTaggaaaatgtataaatacCAAATGGCAAAATGGTGATGATTGATTTTTGCCCTTGGAGAAGCATtctaaaaagtgtattttactgtttatcTTTCAGGCAGAGGAGGGCAGTCTGCTCTGCGTTTTGCTCGTCTGAGAATGGAGAAGAGACACAACTATGTGAGAAAAGTGGCCGAGACAGCTGTCCAGCTCTTTGTGTCCAACGACAAAGTCAATGTGGCAGGAATGGTTTTGGCTGGTTCAGCTGACTTCAAGACAGAGCTTAGCCAGTCAGACATGTTTGACCCAGTAAGTCTGTGTCCTGACAAAAAGTACCAATATAGTATTTATTACATCATATGTTCCCGACTAAATACCAGTGAATAAATTAAGTTCAATGTctgttaatattttattgttctATACTTTtatctcaaatgttttttttcattttgttcttttctgtgttttttttctacagagGTTACAAGCCAAGGTTCTGAAGCTGGTGGATATCTCCTATGGAGGAGAGAATGGTTTCAACCAGGCTATTGAACTCTCAGCAGAGGTTCTCTCCAATGTCAAGTTCATCCAGGAGAAGAAGCTCATAGGTGAGTTATGACACATCAAATACACATGTTACCAGCAAGAGCTAATGGAAAAGAAGCCTGTTTGTGGTTGAAGTTTTCATAATGGCTGTACCTCTTTTTTAGGGCGGTACTTTGATGAGATCAGTCAGGACACGGGGAAGTACTGTTTTGGTGTGGAGGACACACTCAAAGCCTTGGAAATGGGAGCCGTAGAGATCCTCATAGTCTATGAGAACTTAGACACCATGCGATATATTCTACGTGTCCATGGGGCTGAGAGCAATGGAGCAGAGAACGGTATACAAACCACCACATGTATTAAATCTGCCATTACTGATGGGTGCAAGTGATGGCAGTGCTATAATATTTCTGTTCCACCTTGGATTTTCAGATGAGAAGACTTTGTACTTAACGCCAGAGCAGGAGAAAGACAAGTCTCACTTCACAGACAAGGAGGTAGGCCCTATAAAAATGACCAGGGTCCCTGGGATTTAAATAAGACCGATTGTGGTCATCccatgtgtttctgtctctgatcTTTTTTAGACGGGGCAAGAACATGAGCTGATTGAGAGCATGCCACTGCTCGAATGGTTTGCCAACAACTACAAGAAATTTGGAGCCACACTGGAGATAGTCACAGACAAGAGCCAGGAAGGGTCCCAGTTCGTCAAGGGCTTTGGAGGCATCGGGGGTGAGCACATACTTTTTTGCTACAAGGGTTATGCTGCTGAGCATATGTTAATCATAATGGAGAATATGTATTACGTaatggtttttgttttccttattAAGTTTGGTCTGTGCCTTGGAGAGGTCAGCCTCCTTGTATCCTCAGGTATTCGTCGTTCAGCAGAGGCTGTGTTCACAATAttaatgttacattacaacTGCTTTTACCTGCCTCTTATGCAGTGTAGTAAGCACATGTTCTAATTTTCAGTCACACAAGGTTGGTCCCGGGCAGAGCTTGACTCTGGGAATTCATGAGGGGGCCTTATGCtttgtaaatttaaaatccaCAACAGATATCAGAGATCCTATCATATTccacttcataaaaacaaagaattgcCTCTTACAGATATGGTGATCTGCAGCACCGGCCTAttcatatataaaaataactaaGAGGCAAACCGCAGGCATGCACTAAATTAGAAAACATACAAGAAATACTTGTGTATGTCTCGCAGGAAACCATATTCCAGGAGCTCTACCTAATTTGAATTAATACTGAGATGAGTAACAATGAATACATTATTAGCCCTGGCGGTAACTTTACAAGTATGTCCCTTGCtgttaataatcattgatttgtCTCCCGGAACGGAAGGATTTAAACTATACATGGAGGTTAATGGCTATGATCAGTTCCACTTAAAATATGCCATTTCAGACCACTCTGAACAAGTTGTTGGTACCACACGACCTTAGCCACAGCAGAGTAATAAGATGGAAGATATGGACTTGGCCAAATGCTAAAGCAATTTGTATCTGTACGTATGCAACTTGTGTTTTCTGATTACAAAAGAGGACACTGACTGCTCCGTTCTGTTCCCTCTTGTCCTTCGTTTTTGAAAGAACACATTCATAGTTTTGTGGTGCTGTACTTGTCCATGTATATTGTCCTCCCTTTTTAGGACATGCTGGTAAAGTGAATTCATGTTATCATTTAAAGCTCTTATATGGTCTTCCTTAATAAGTGACTCGGTGTGCTTGTGCATGTCCTTCAGAGAGTGTGTTCATCTTGTATGCGTCATAATTGTGAACATCACTACTACAGTGAATAAGTTATATTTGCAATTTTTACAATTCTTAAAGTAAACCAATTGAACAACCAATTATTGAAATACTCCCTCCATGGTGAGATGAGAATTGCAGCAGCCCAGCCCAAGGTGCCGGGTTAGGACAAAGGTTCTGAAATGATTACTGGATCTGGAGCTTACTGAATGTAAGCTGACGCAGGTCTGTCTGGCTCCCAGAAATAAAGCATGTCGGGTTCAGATCAAAATTATGGGATGCCAGTTGGGTTCTGTCAATATTCTCTCGGTCAGGTTGAGACAGAAAAATCCGACCTAAGCCACACTCTGAGGTTTTTATCCTAAcacacatttttcctttcatgCTACCACTATCTAGCTGAACGTGACATAGACTCGCTGGCCATCTTCTTTGCTCTTGTTAATCTATCATCTTTGTGTTTCGCAGGTATCTTACGGTACAGGGTGGATTTCCAGGGCATGGAGTATCAAGGAGAGGACGATGAGTTCTTTGATTTGGATGACTACTAGGTAGTCGGGGACTGACattgggagaaaaaaagcaaagcaaaggaatgaatgaagaaataaggaaagaaaaatgcCACCTCTCTTGCAGCAAGTGAGAGGTGCATCCGTGTTGACCATATATATGACAGACACACCTTCCAACTTACCTGTTGCATACACAAACTTGCACATACATTTCATCTGTACACATGACAAAAATCATACAGGCTGAAGAGGAGTGAGATTTTCTTTCATccagagagggaagaaaacCCTTCCTGAATAAATCCCTGCCTTAGAGTGCTGGTTCCTTCCCCTAGTTGGATTGGACTTgactcatttttgttcttttcctcctcccctccatTTTGAATGAACACAACAGCAAGTTCCCAGCTTCCTCGCCCCTAACCCAGTCTGAAGATGAACTTTGGGCTGACTCCtcaaatatagaaaatatattTTCCTTTCTTGCCTCATAATCCCCCcatccttcctctctcttctatgctttctctctctttttttgcatttcatttttttactggtaactgctgctgttgtattttATGAGAGTGGGGGATTTTTTTTACCTGGGTTTCTGTAGAGAAAGGGGGACAAAGTATTAAATTTGAACTGCTGAAAACCATGTCTACCTCCTCATCTGCTGTGGTCTCAACCACGTGCTTGTCTTTTTGTTCCTGAAAAGTCTGAGTTCTTTGTCATCCTTACAAAATAATAAGTTGTGATAGTCCTGTGTCAGTGATACTTATGCATGACTGCTTTTAAGGGATTAATGAGGCTCTATATCCTCATGACAATACTCAATTTTCAATTACAGGATTCAGTGACAAAAGGACTTTGGTAAAGATATTGTCCTTgatatgtgtttatgtaaaatTGCCATCACAAGTGTTTGATCCAATCAACAGATTTCAATTGAGTACTTTTTGTAAATTCATGTTTAATCACTTCAAAATCAGTATTAATGCTTTCTTGTGGCTAtagtttaaatgtaatatttctagGTAATCTTGAAACCAATTTTGATTTGCTTTCATCTAGAAATGGGCTCAAAGATGAGAATAAATTACATAATAAGCAACACATCATCTAGAGTGAAAGTACAAATTCAAATATTCTAAGATGTGAGTAATTTGGACAGCCATTTAATTTAGCCATGTTTCTGTCATGCTCTCTGGATGTGTAAGCATTTTTGTCTAGATTACTAGGCCCGGAAGTTACATACTTCAGTCAATCTCCAGTGGAAGTTCTGGATCTTACTTAGTGAAGTTGTACAGGtaactttttttctcttacaTGAAATCATCCCTCTTGTTATTCAGTTGTATTAATTTCAACCATGCTTGATCCTGTGTGGATTTACTAAAATTTGCAGCTATAAGGAAATGTACAGACACTCACACCTCCAAAATTGTATTTCACAGTGCAACACAGAACAATTGAGAAACTCAACTTTATATCCTTGTATTTGTTCACCACTTACCCTTACAATGTTGCAAGATTAATCAAATTAATAACATCCCGCTGCATCCCCGACCAAAGCTATGCGGATGATTGATTTTGCCTTATGTATTCCTCTTCAGGATAGCAACAGCATCTTCATCCATTTGCCCTTTTGTTTGGGGGAGTCACCGGGGAAGCCTTGGTAGCACGGTGAACCAATCATTAAAGAGCTAAGCAGCGAAACGACCCTCCTTTTGACAAAATTCGTCCAATCAGCGTGCCGTTCTCATAGCATGGGCGTCCCCATCCCCCCACCCACCCTTTGACACTGCCCTACCGAAGCTGTGTGGTTGAGCGAAGTGAATGACGTCTCTGCATTTGCGGGCCGCCGACGCAGGGCTGGGTTTCCATTTTCAGAGCTAGTTTCGGGGGGATCGTCAATATGGAGCCGGAGATGGAGGACAAAACGTTGGAACTGATGGTAAGAATCGTTTCGACGTGACACCCCGAACACCCGAAAGTCTCGGGActattcttaaatgtgaaggaAGCGGCGAGGCTCGATTCGACGGCAGGGACGGGCTGAGGAGGCTTGTtgggagaggtggaggagaaaggagggggAACCAGAAATCAGAGGGAGGGCCTGAAATTGTCGATACATTTTTGTTAAGAACGCTCCGCGTACAAGTTGTTTAGCTAAGAAAGACCTATGTGATACATCCgacaaatgtaaaacatgatgCACGCAGCACAGGTTAAATTGGTATATGGCGGGGAAATGTAAAGGTTTATGTACAGCCGTTGGTCGAAGACAGCCAAGGGCTCTCGGTATAGCGTTCACTGCGGTGACGCTGCGCCACTTTGACTGGGCCCTGTCTGATACTTAGCCATCCAGCTAACGCTGGTTCGAAGGCGACGAACTACGTAAATTCACGGGTATGTTATATTCTCTAGTTAATGTGAGGACAATCTACGTAGTGACATGTATGTAACAGTATGTTTCCACGACGTAATGGGGTGTAGTTAGTATCGTAGCA
This genomic stretch from Solea senegalensis isolate Sse05_10M unplaced genomic scaffold, IFAPA_SoseM_1 scf7180000014870, whole genome shotgun sequence harbors:
- the LOC122761673 gene encoding eukaryotic peptide chain release factor subunit 1, with translation MADDPSAADRNVEIWKIKKLIKSLEAARGNGTSMISLIIPPKDQISRVAKMLADEFGTASNIKSRVNRLSVLGAITSVQQRLKLYNKVPPNGLVVYCGTIVTEEGKEKKVNIDFEPFKPINTSLYLCDNKFHTEALTALLSDDSKFGFIVIDGSGALFGTLQGNTREVLHKFTVDLPKKHGRGGQSALRFARLRMEKRHNYVRKVAETAVQLFVSNDKVNVAGMVLAGSADFKTELSQSDMFDPRLQAKVLKLVDISYGGENGFNQAIELSAEVLSNVKFIQEKKLIGRYFDEISQDTGKYCFGVEDTLKALEMGAVEILIVYENLDTMRYILRVHGAESNGAENDEKTLYLTPEQEKDKSHFTDKETGQEHELIESMPLLEWFANNYKKFGATLEIVTDKSQEGSQFVKGFGGIGGILRYRVDFQGMEYQGEDDEFFDLDDY